A part of Oncorhynchus gorbuscha isolate QuinsamMale2020 ecotype Even-year linkage group LG09, OgorEven_v1.0, whole genome shotgun sequence genomic DNA contains:
- the LOC124043305 gene encoding protein eva-1 homolog B-like yields the protein MEPIRKDMELLSNSMASYAHIKANPESLALYFMMGVCFGLLLALCLLVTGIACSTHRGRTKNTPHALERRQLKSSEEDEEQEKVDVEEGEEVEIPKLTMVPMSNLSSQSNDTLRSVNVFASADELERARQLEERERIIREIWRNGQPDIMATGTGTIGRVHYL from the exons ATGGAACCAATTAGAAAAGACATGGAGCTGCTAAGTAACAGCATGGCGAGCTATGCTCACATCAAAG CCAACCCAGAGAGCTTGGCTTTGTACTTCatgatgggtgtgtgttttggcCTGCTCCTGGCCCTGTGCCTCCTGGTCACCGGCATCGCCTGTAGCACACATCGTGGTCGCACCAAGAACACTCCCCACGCCCTAGAGAGGAGACAACTGAAGTCTAGTGAAGAAGATGAGGAACAGGAGAAAGTGGATGtggaagaaggggaggaggttGAGATCCCTAAATTAACTATGGTGCCTATGAGCAACCTCAGCAGCCAATCAAATGATACTTTGAGGAGCGTGAACGTGTTTGCGTCGGCAGATGAGCTGGAGAGGGCGAGGCAACTGGAGGAGAGGGAACGCATCATCAGAGAAATCTGGAGAAACGGGCAGCCTGATATAATGGCGACTGGGACAGGGACCATCGGACGGGTACACTACCTCTAA
- the lsm10 gene encoding U7 snRNA-associated Sm-like protein LSm10 isoform X1 has protein sequence MEVSHSIRERTIAENSLVILLQGLQGEVTTVDLRDESTARGRVVNVDAFMNVRLEEVLYRDRRGRLSQLADLFITARNVRYVHIPDHVDIMETIQTQLTRIRRVRNFASDKGGRKEYQKKKN, from the exons ATGGAGGTGTCCCATTCGATCAGGGAGCGCACCATAGCAGAGAACAGCCTAGTGATCCTTCTCCAGGGGCTTCAGGGGGAGGTGACCACCGTGGACCTGAGGGATGAAAGCACGGCGAGGGGGCGTGTGGTCAACGTGGACGCCTTCATGAACGTGCGTCTGGAGGAG GTGCTGTACCGGGACCGCCGCGGACGGCTCAGTCAGCTGGCCGATCTGTTTATCACGGCCAGGAACGTGCGCTACGTCCACATTCCCGACCACGTGGACATCATGGAGACCATACAGACCCAGCTGACCAGGATCAGACGCGTTCGCAACTTTGCCAGCGATAAAGGCGGCAGGAAGGAGTATCAAAAGAAAAAGAACTGA
- the lsm10 gene encoding U7 snRNA-associated Sm-like protein LSm10 isoform X2 — MEVSHSIRERTIAENSLVILLQGLQGEVTTVDLRDESTARGRVVNVDAFMNVLYRDRRGRLSQLADLFITARNVRYVHIPDHVDIMETIQTQLTRIRRVRNFASDKGGRKEYQKKKN, encoded by the exons ATGGAGGTGTCCCATTCGATCAGGGAGCGCACCATAGCAGAGAACAGCCTAGTGATCCTTCTCCAGGGGCTTCAGGGGGAGGTGACCACCGTGGACCTGAGGGATGAAAGCACGGCGAGGGGGCGTGTGGTCAACGTGGACGCCTTCATGAAC GTGCTGTACCGGGACCGCCGCGGACGGCTCAGTCAGCTGGCCGATCTGTTTATCACGGCCAGGAACGTGCGCTACGTCCACATTCCCGACCACGTGGACATCATGGAGACCATACAGACCCAGCTGACCAGGATCAGACGCGTTCGCAACTTTGCCAGCGATAAAGGCGGCAGGAAGGAGTATCAAAAGAAAAAGAACTGA
- the LOC124043306 gene encoding glutathione S-transferase A-like, whose protein sequence is MANNMTLLWCTFSVPCWRVMIALEEKMLQGYNQTLLDFDKEEHKSTIVMELNPRAQLPTFKHGDCIVNESYGACMYLENQFRSQGTQMIPEGLAEQALMYQRMFEGQTFYEKLSDVVYYEYYVPQGERHDSAIKRNKDNLAIEIQLWEGYFQKMEAGSYLAGKAFSLADVLVFPTIAYSFRSGLSAESYPKLIAYYSMMKDRPSVKTTWPPHWLEDQEKPQWGDFLKEL, encoded by the coding sequence ATGGCCAATAACATGACACTTCTCTGGTGCACCTTCTCGGTTCCGTGCTGGCGGGTTATGATCGCTCTGGAGGAGAAAATGTTGCAGGGATACAACCAGACGCTGTTGGACTTCGATAAAGAAGAGCACAAATCTACAATAGTCATGGAACTCAACCCCCGGGCACAGCTCCCTACATTCAAACACGGGGACTGCATAGTGAACGAGTCCTATGGAGCATGCATGTATTTGGAAAACCAGTTCAGGTCCCAGGGGACCCAGATGATCCCTGAGGGTCTAGCTGAACAGGCCCTGATGTACCAACGCATGTTTGAAGGCCAAACCTTCTACGAGAAACTTAGTGATGTGGTCTACTATGAATATTATGTCcctcagggagagagacatgactcTGCTATCAAGAGGAACAAAGATAACCTTGCAATTGAAATTCAACTGTGGGAGGGATACTTTCAGAAGATGGAGGCAGGCTCTTACCTGGCAGGAAAAGCCTTCTCGTTGGCTGATGTCCTTGTCTTCCCCACCATTGCCTACTCCTTTCGCTCTGGGCTGTCAGCAGAGAGTTACCCCAAACTGATAGCATACTACTCTATGATGAAGGACAGACCAAGTGTCAAAACTACCTGGCCCCCACACTGGCTAGAAGACCAGGAAAAACCTCAGTGGGGTGACTTTCTGAAAGAGCTCTGA
- the LOC124043310 gene encoding protein OSCP1-like isoform X1: protein MSMRTLPLVFINLGGEMLYILDQRLQTQNTADDNTQKGVWSDDDRKRVMNDIIATMFSKAFMEELLKPQDLYSNRALRTVLTRLAHASIMRLNPASMDRLYELMVMAFKYQLLLCPRPRDLLIISYNHIDAIREFVRDTPSVLNQVDETHRKIIEVYTPLSDGEFQLLRQTLLIFLQDMHVRVSLFLKDKVQNPNGRFALSTTGPVPHGTEVPGLIRMFSSNGKEWKRWEFPTGGSYTSSIRVGSFERFGDRVTRIGTNMYSVTQPEETHTSKNYSQKANSEPNPLAKEELNLLARLLGGMKVQNQNTETGFRVNLFATDQEEEEAGASGGNGDQSFQVINIQATQDVQVNTELARIVGEFTGEPEQTESPEGPSNKGDDLLAMMDELIEL, encoded by the exons ATGTCTATGAGAACACTTCCTCTAGTTTTTATTAACCTCGGCGGAGAAATGCTCTATATTCTGGACCAACGTCTTCAAACTCAGAATACCGCCGATGATAATACACAGAAAG GTGTATGGTCAGATGACGACAGAAAAAGAG TTATGAATGACATCATAGCCACCATGTTCAGTAAGGCCTTTATGGAGGAActactgaagcctcaggacctcTACAGTAATAGGGCTCTGAGGACAGTGCTAACACGACTAGCCCATGCCTCCATCATGAGGCTCAACCCTGCCAGCATGGATAGG CTTTATGAATTGATGGTGATGGCTTTCAAATACCAACTCCTGCTGTGTCCACGTCCCAGAGACCTGCTGATTATTTCATACAATCACATAGACGCCATCCGGGAGTTTGTGAGAGACACCCCCAGTGTTCTCAACCAAGTGGACGAGACACACCGAAAGATCATTGAG GTGTATACACCCTTGTCTGATGGGGAATTTCAACTCCTCCGACAAACGCTTCTCATATTTCTTCAAGACATGCATGTCAGG GTATCACTTTTCCTCAAGGATAAAGTGCAGAATCCCAATGGACGCTTTGCTCTCTCGACCACAGGCCCAGTGCCCCATGGGACAGAAGTCCCAGGGTTAATCAG GATGTTTAGTAGCAATGGGAAGGAGTGGAAGAGATGGGAGTTCCCCACTGGAGGCAGTTACACCAGCTCCATCCGAGTGGGCTCCTTTGAGCGGTTTGGAGATAGAGTCACCCGAATTGGGACAAATAT GTACAGTGTGACTCAACCAGAAGAAACTCACACTTCCAAGAACTACTCTCAAAAG GCGAACTCTGAACCCAACCCCCTGGCCAAAGAGGAGCTGAACCTGCTGGCTCGACTGCTGGGTGGAATGAAGGTTCAGAACCAAAACACTGAAACAGGGTTCCGGGTCAACCTCTTTGCCACAGaccaagaggaagaggaggc TGGAGCATCAGGAGGGAATGGGGATCAGTCATTCCAAGTGATTAATATTCAAGCAACACAG GACGTGCAAGTCAACACAGAACTGGCTCGGATCGTGGGAGAGTTTACCGGGGAGCCTGAACAGACTGAATCGCCAGAGGGACCAAGCAACAAGGGGGATGACCTGCTGGCCATGATGGATGAACTTATTGAACTATAA
- the LOC124043310 gene encoding protein OSCP1-like isoform X2 gives MSMRTLPLVFINLGGEMLYILDQRLQTQNTADDNTQKGVWSDDDRKRVMNDIIATMFSKAFMEELLKPQDLYSNRALRTVLTRLAHASIMRLNPASMDRLYELMVMAFKYQLLLCPRPRDLLIISYNHIDAIREFVRDTPSVLNQVDETHRKIIEVYTPLSDGEFQLLRQTLLIFLQDMHVRVSLFLKDKVQNPNGRFALSTTGPVPHGTEVPGLIRMFSSNGKEWKRWEFPTGGSYTSSIRVGSFERFGDRVTRIGTNMYSVTQPEETHTSKNYSQKANSEPNPLAKEELNLLARLLGGMKVQNQNTETGFRVNLFATDQEEEEAGASGGNGDQSFQVINIQATQIGLQMTAGTLFRGAKYSRQAT, from the exons ATGTCTATGAGAACACTTCCTCTAGTTTTTATTAACCTCGGCGGAGAAATGCTCTATATTCTGGACCAACGTCTTCAAACTCAGAATACCGCCGATGATAATACACAGAAAG GTGTATGGTCAGATGACGACAGAAAAAGAG TTATGAATGACATCATAGCCACCATGTTCAGTAAGGCCTTTATGGAGGAActactgaagcctcaggacctcTACAGTAATAGGGCTCTGAGGACAGTGCTAACACGACTAGCCCATGCCTCCATCATGAGGCTCAACCCTGCCAGCATGGATAGG CTTTATGAATTGATGGTGATGGCTTTCAAATACCAACTCCTGCTGTGTCCACGTCCCAGAGACCTGCTGATTATTTCATACAATCACATAGACGCCATCCGGGAGTTTGTGAGAGACACCCCCAGTGTTCTCAACCAAGTGGACGAGACACACCGAAAGATCATTGAG GTGTATACACCCTTGTCTGATGGGGAATTTCAACTCCTCCGACAAACGCTTCTCATATTTCTTCAAGACATGCATGTCAGG GTATCACTTTTCCTCAAGGATAAAGTGCAGAATCCCAATGGACGCTTTGCTCTCTCGACCACAGGCCCAGTGCCCCATGGGACAGAAGTCCCAGGGTTAATCAG GATGTTTAGTAGCAATGGGAAGGAGTGGAAGAGATGGGAGTTCCCCACTGGAGGCAGTTACACCAGCTCCATCCGAGTGGGCTCCTTTGAGCGGTTTGGAGATAGAGTCACCCGAATTGGGACAAATAT GTACAGTGTGACTCAACCAGAAGAAACTCACACTTCCAAGAACTACTCTCAAAAG GCGAACTCTGAACCCAACCCCCTGGCCAAAGAGGAGCTGAACCTGCTGGCTCGACTGCTGGGTGGAATGAAGGTTCAGAACCAAAACACTGAAACAGGGTTCCGGGTCAACCTCTTTGCCACAGaccaagaggaagaggaggc TGGAGCATCAGGAGGGAATGGGGATCAGTCATTCCAAGTGATTAATATTCAAGCAACACAG ATCGGTTTGCAAATGACGGCTGGTactctgttcagaggtgctaagtactctcgGCAGGCAACCTAG